The window CTGCAATAACACAGTCGTCCCTCAAAGGAAGAGATTAGTTGGTCTTAAATAGGCAACATCTGGACGTTTTATCTGGCGCCTGCACAGGTGTCTTTGTTATGTAGGTTCTACTTGGTTGAAGCTGACACTGAGCAATGCTGCTGCAGGCGTACACGGAGGACCCATGTCAATGAGAAATCTCTGTTCAGAaagttctccacacacacacacacacactcactggagTTATGTGTGTGGTTTCTCTCTGATTTGcatggaggagaaacaaagaggCTCAGAGAGGGAAAGTAAGGAACCTAAACAGCGAGCTGTTGACCAGAGGAAGGCCAGCTGGCAGCAACGGCCCTGAAATCTTCGCTTTGTTCAAGTagttacacacacatgctgattCAACACTCTAACGGGCCTCCCCCCGCCCCACACAAGCCGTCTGGACCCAAACAGGGGTGAGGGTCAGATCGGCGAGaggcagaggtgtgtgtggggagggtggACAGGCATATGTACACACACTttcatgcatgcatgcacatatGCTCGCAGGCTTGTTGTCCAGGCCACTTGGACATCTGGCAGCATGTCTTGAGCGGGGCTCGAACATGCGTGGGCACATAAAGggctctttgtgtctgtgtggctgCCTGGAGTGCCAGCAGAGCACTCTGCCATGGAGGAAGTTCCGACTAACTCGCAGGCTTGAAGGCTCTCCTTCTTGTCTGTGGATGTATTTTTACCTATAATTACGGTGCCGTGATGTCATCCTGACATACGCACCAGGTGTTTGGAGCCATGGTGAGGCTTTTAAGAGCTGAAAGTGATGAGTAATAAACCAATTTACATGTTTTCTCAGCCCCCGGTGTTTAGGAATTTTGGTGCTATATGGACCGTGATGGACCTTTGACCTTATTATTAGGAACGTTTGCAGGTTAATCATCAGTGGTCAAATGTTGGAAGGATAAAAAGCCCAATATCATGTGAAAAGTTCTTGATTTTtgtctgttgctgcagcagacTGCCCTGTCAGACTTTCACTTGTGCACAGTTATTTCAACAATTTGCCATCTGCCTCTCCACCGCTGACCTCGCAGAAGTATAATAAACCCCATCGCTTTGTTACCGCTGAACCTCAGGATGAGAGCCAACTACTGTCGACCTCAACATTCGCCCGGACCCCATGCAGAGAGTGCTGGGAAAACACAGAGAGTTTGTAAAAACAAAGTCTACAATCATTTGAAAGGCTTTGTGTTGCACCAGGCTCCTCCCACCCAGACcacattgccccccccccttcccttcaaTGTAGCCGCAGCACTTGGGTTTAGCTAATTAGAGGGTTGCCACGGGAACGGAATGGCAGCTTAGCTAACGGGTGTAATGACAGGGTGAAGGGAGGAGGGCGGGGTTAGATTATAGGTCCGAGactgagctgagaggagctcaaaaaagaaaagatggagaagAAGTGGGGGAGAGAATGCACATAGATATGAAGGGGAATGATGCGAGAGGTTAAAGGGGGGCGGAAAATTGTGAAATCGACCTTAATTAAGCaagcaaatgaataaaaaggggAAATACGAGATAGGAATGGCTTAAAAGCTGCGTGTGAATGCAAGTTAAATGACTAAGCACGTCCAGCTCTGTGGTCTCCACACGGGCCTTTGTGTACTCTGGCACTAACTGTCCATTCAAAGCTCGTCAGGGCTGCGCAAAAACGAGCGTACATGTCGGGAAGAACGATGTTTTGATGCCCACATTGGAAAGATTCGGCCTGCAGCCGCTctggtgtcacacacacaaaaaaaagccagTTCCGGTGAGCCCCGCAGTTCTGCCTCCTGTATGGTCAGTTTCCTGACATGGCCTTTGATAAGTACCGCTCATTAATTGACTGTCTTGATAGTCTTTTGCTGGAGTTCTAAAAGAAACATtgctgtaaaaaagaaaagctcacAGCCCTGGAAGCCCAGTTGTTTGGTTCCTCTCCGTGTACGTTTATCATTCCTGCCAAATCCAGAGTGAGTAACTGGTATTTCAACCGGGGGTGATTCACTCATTCCTCGCTCATCTTCGGCCTCTGCTGCAGCGTTGTTTGAACCAGCTAATGCTGGTGCCGATGCTGTTTTGACACATACGTTCTGTTGTGCTAGCAGCAGAGATTTCCCGTCTCCAACGCGTCACTTGCTGAGAGTTGTGTTGAAGAGTGGGGCTGAAGTGACTCTTCTTGCCATTTTGAAAAGGGGAATGTCGCCTGgctgttctgtcctgtcctgaaaACCCAGTCTGGGAAAGGCGTTCTCTATTAAGTGGGCCTTCTCGAATGAGGCCTGGTGGTTATCAGGTATAAACAGGCTAATGGACCTGTCCTCCAGTGGTGGTTACCCTGGTAATTCCATTAATCTGCACACCAGTTTTACACTTGAAAAAATCCCCAAACCTCTCCAGGAATGATGCATTTCACCTTCTGCTCATGTTCCCTTTTATCTCCATTAGGTATCAGTATTACCTGCAGGTGAAGAAGGGGGTGCTGGATGGACGTCTCCACTGTGCTGTGGAGCAAGGCATCAGACTAGCTGGTCTAGCAGTGCAAGGTgagacgcacacatgcacgcacacgtgtaGGAACGAGAGGTTCACGGGAATAATCGACTGTTCGGAGAGGGAAAGAAACTCACACTTTCCCAAGTCCTCCTGGCTTTGCTACCTAATATGGCTGCATACCACTGGGAGAGTCCAGTCCACTTGAGTTCCTGTGGTATCAGTCctaacacaaacacatccacacacagacTCGTTCCGTCTCCTCGCTCTCGTTCCTGGGCGCTGTCTGTGTCTCGGGGGGAATGTAAACAGACAGTTTATCGCTAGTTCCAAGGTTTTGTCTTAGGAGCACCGGGAAGACGTTTATCTGCGGGAGAACACTGGGAGATCTGCTGGGCTTGTCCGCAACAGCTGCCTGGAAATGTTGCACCTCGACACGTGATTGCGaggtggctggctggcgggTGTCGCTGGTGTGACCGTTTGGCATCGTTATCAAATACAGTTGCACATGATTGGTGtgcctgtatttatttataattgtaaatgtcattatttgtgtgatttaaaactattaaaataatATTATGGGGATTTCTAACTCTGAACGCCAAATTAGAGAGTAATAAAAGGCAGAGAAGAAATCGTCATTTTCCTAAGGACTAATATCTTGTGTTAGACCTCAGGTATTTGACACTAactgtgcttgtgtttgtgtttcccagCTGACTTTGGCGACTTCACTCAGTTCATGTCTCAGGACTTCCTCAGGGAGTACGTGCTCTTCCCAGTGGTGAGTCCTCAAATCGTCTGGACTCCGACGGAGCCCCCGTTAAAAGCATCTTTTAACTCTCCTTGCTGCGCGAAACTCACTTTTTCTACCTGCcgtcctcctcatcaccctcaGAACTGGCCGACTGGAGACgaggtgctggaggagtggACAAAGAAGGTCGCGGAGGAACACAAGAGTCACTGGTAATTCCAGCTTTGTGCTGATGTGAGTTATAGAGAAGCTGGATGTGTGTTTAATTAACGCGTTTCTGTGCTCTCCAGTCGAATGcaggcagctgaagcagagctgCTGTACATCAAGGAGGTGGAGAAACTGGATGGCTTTGGCCAGGAGACCTTTCCTGCTAAGGTAGGTGGATGGAATATCCCCAGACATTCCTCCCTATAGGAAGGCTTATCTGTATTCTTCTCATGCAGGACAATTACACCAATGATATCTTCATCGGCGTGTCCTTCATCGGAGTGTTCGTCAAGCACAGAAACGGCAGATCCATTATGCTCCACAAGTAAGTGTTGCCAGAGCCTCGCTGCGTTTTCAGCCCACCTGGGATCCGCCTGCGTGGGAAATGAAAGCATGTGCGTGTTTCCGTTTGTGCGACAGATGGAAGGACATCGGCACCATAGCGCACAACAAGTCGGCCATCACCGTGGAGATAACCAGCAGAGACGACACTATCATTTTTCACATGGTGAGTGTTTTGTCTggagccttcacacacacatgggcgCACTCACACTCGTGTGGGAAGAGAAACACTCGGATATCTCCGTGACTATAATGGTGAAAATTCCAATTTATCTTGCAGGAGGACATGGAAATGGCCAAGTACATCGCACGCCTTTTCACCGCCAGGCACAAGTTCTACAAGCAGAACAAGATCTTTGCAGAGTGAGTCTGCAGGCCAAAGCACAACAGATTCCAGAGTTGATCTTGCTGTGGCAGCGTATTTagccagtgtttgtgtttaggcCCACTCACTCGCCTGCACCCATCAGAAGAAGACCCACCTGGACCCATCGCATCTCTCTGGTagttgtttgctttgttttttgcgTTGCTCAGCAGGCCTCGGGCCTTTACGTTTTCAACACAAGGagccagagagacagagatgtcAGTGTGTTGGCTGTGTCCTGGCAGCTCTCAAACGTATCCCGCCTTGATTTAATGTGCTGCGGTGATGTGGTGGGTGTTGTTGGAAAGTTCGCAAGAGTGTTGCTTGGTTTGATTTCCGGTGCGACAATGAAGGCAGTGATTTATGCGTCCTTCTCCCCGCTGGCCCCACAATAGCCAGGCTAAATGTGGCACAATGGCTGTAGAGTCCTGGTGTAAATCTCtgtcacactctctctctcgaAGAAAATCCGAAACATATCGAATGTTTTTATTGATCGGAAGGTTTTGCAGCGTTGCACATAATGATGCAATTATTTTTCCACTGTTAGAACATTTTTGAGGCGCTAGAAACCTTCAGATGAACATTGCTACGACATCAACActtcccttttttgttttaaagcagTCATACTTTCCAAAAGTGAAGGAACATTTTAGAATGTTCCCTGAGTACTCAATAGAAACAACTGTTTTCATTGGCTGATCAATATAATTACTAATTCTTTTAGCTCCATAAACGAGTGTTGCTATGATACTACAATTTCTAAATTTGTTTGTACAGTGGAAAATGTCCATACTGACTTTTTTCAAGTGTAATGGTCAAAATGGAAAACCGGATCAAGCAGGCTTTTCAAAAGTGACCTGGAAAAAAGTTTTTTCTTCTGCTAATTAAAATGGCAAAGTCTTCATTCTGTTctgcaaatgtgtttctttgtttagCCGAGGCCCCAGTCCTGCAACTTCCAGTCGATGCATTCCCAGTATGGAGAGCATTATCAGGACACACAGAGCTCCCAaggtaatacacacacacacacacacacacacacacacacacacaccacacacacacacacacacacacacacacacacacacacacacacactaatgctcCTAATAGCCCAATGAGTCTTTCCCATCAGGCCTGTGACTCATACCAGTTTGTATTTTAACAATCTTCCAGCCAATTAGAGCTGGATGGTGGTGCTGTGAGCGGTGACCTCATTCCTGCCTCATGCTTTAAttgccttaaacacacacggTCATCTTGCTTTCTAATTCTCCCGATTGAAAATCAGCAGGAAACACTCAGGGTGTGAGTCTACGCGTGGATGCGTCTTCGGACTGATTGTGTGCGTGCAGATTATGAgtgttttgttcctttttgtgGAATGGAAACTGTTGGACCTGAGAGGAAAATGTTTGTTGGGGGATGATAGGAACGCCGCCATCGCCTTGATTATGGTGACGGGACAATTGCTCCCCTTTTGTAATTCTTAACTTTGTTGTAAGTGAATCATAAACGCTGTTTAATCCACAGACAGCATCTTTCACGACGACCCGTTTTACAAATCGGAGACCAGCCTGGACCGCTGCCCGGTTGACTTCCCCTTCCGAAATGGTACGGTGCCCAACGGGAGCATGTACAGCAGCCCCAGCCTGAACTCCCTCAATCACTCCCAGACTTTcgtccctccatcacccatGTCCTCCAATCTCAGCATCCCCGGCAGTGAGCTCATGAGGGCAGACTACATCCCCAGCCACCGCCACAGCGCCATCATCGCTCCGTCCTACCGGCCTACGCCGGAGTACGACGCTGTCATGCGGCAGAAGCGCCGCATGCTGCCAGCTCACCACGACCTCCACAGTCAGTCCCTGCGGAGTCTAAACATCAGTAATTCGTGTGCTTACCGACAGCCTGAGGCTCTGGTGTACAGCCAGCCAGAGATGAGGGACAGGGGCCCTTATCACGGCCATGGACCCAGTCCGGGACAGTACCCACCACAGGTACAGGTGGATACTCAgattttattcctctttttattCTCACTGCGTTTTTAATTACATCAAGTGTAAAAGAAGAAGTAAGACATCATGATTATACACCAAGAATCTGACTTGTGCTACTCTggtttcctgtgtttccagaTCAGTTACAGTAAACCTGTGTCTCACGGCCCCCACCAGGGAGGACTAGCCAACAGCCAGGGCCCCTGCCTTTCACCCAGCATTAATGGAGGCAGTGTGGGCGTTGAAGGCGTAGGAAGCTCCATCTCACACACGGTCAGCACGCCCGAGCTGGCCAATAACAAACAGCAGGGCGCCAACATGGGAAACTATGCAGCAACGGCCAATATGCTAAGAAACCACATGTCGCGCCCGCCGCCGCCTTATCCTTCCAGCCACTTCCGCCCAGCCACCAGCACCCCGGACCTGGCCAGCCACCGTCATCGCTGCATCAGTGGCAGCAGTCCAGAGCTGGTCACCCGCATGGTCCAGCTGTCGGTGAAGACCTTCCAGCCGGACAGCTCGGCCGTGGTGCACCAGTCCTTGCAGGAGGTTAGCGAGCCGCTAACTGTAGCTGCTAAGCACCGCTCCACGCTGGGCAAGAGGCACAGCATGGAGGTGATCAGCAgcatgagaggaggaggtggaggagtggggATGGAGGGGCTTATGATGAAGAGCATGAACGGCCCCCTTCATCGGAGGAACACCCTCAGAGAGCATGTGATGCCCACCCAGGCTAAGTCCATTCCTCAGCCCCAAACCACCCAgcccccagctccagctcagccgcCACAGGAGCTGCCCATGCAGATGACAGCCCAGAAACCCCCCGAGGCTCCCGTGGCAACGCCGGGCCCATCGGCTCCCTACCAGCATCAAAAGACTTTGTCCAACGCTACCATGCTGATACACAGCAGTGagagtgaagaagaggatgaagaggaggaagagaggccCGAACTGGATGTTCAAATCCCCGGGCTCAACGAGGACATCAGCATCAGTGCTCAGCTCCAAGCTGCACTCGCCAAATTACCCAACAAACCACCTCCGGAGTACCCTGGTCCCCCTAGACCCCCGAACAACGCTCAGATCCGCACCCACATCCACAATCCCAATCACACCCACCATCACAACCATGGTCAGGGGTCCCAGAGCAACCAGGGACCAGTGGACCCCAATCACGATCAGGGCAGAGGACTTAAAACACCTCAGAGTCCTAGTGGCCCTGCAGGGGGTGGCAGCGGGACGCTGACCCGAGGGGACCAGAGCGGGGTGAACGGAAGCGTCTTAGGTCCGTCCATCTCAGAACCGGACCTGACCAGCGTGAaggagagggtgaggaaggagccGGTGAAGGAGAGGCCCGTGTCGGAGATGTTCTCCTTAGAGGACAGCATAGTCGAGAGGGAAATCGCTCAGAGGGTGAGAAAAGACATTTAATCCTTCATTTAGAAAACAATTGCGTCACAGGTCCACAGAATAAAAGGTAAACCCATCCTGACCTGTAAAAGTATCGTCCAAGCCTTGACAAATGCCCACAGTGGTTACATCAGTTCGAAATATTTCAGGCTGTTGTTTTCCAGCGTCTTTAATGGTTCCTGATTAGCTATAAGCTGTTCCTCAGCACCTAAGAGGGCAGCACAAGGCTCTGAGTCCCCCCAGGCACCTAAAACCCTAATAAATCCCCCAGATTATTCTCTGGTTTTGCTGTTTTAGTGTCGGTGCGTGGCGTTTCTGTTCAGGCACGGCCTGGGGGGTCCACCTGTAGGTCAAAGGGCACGATCGCCTCCCTcggctgcagcagaactgtAAAAGCCTGTGTGACATCAGGGAACAGAAGCTGTTCCCCCACATCTAGTGGACGCCAGATGGTTTATCTCATAACTGGAGGGTACCCTCATTGACCCTCAAGCTGTTGTTTTGACTGTCCCAGTCCTgctggggggtggaggaggtggagttgTCTTGTTGATTTAATAGCATCAGAGATTAGGGGAGGTAATCCGTGGTGGAAGGGGAGAATGTGCGGTGTGGGTCAGAGTTTGGTCAGTAGTACAGCAGGGTGACCCGGAGAGCGTGTGAGTGTAAAGGAAACTGTGGCAGGTAGGTGGACGTAGACGAAGACAAGCAAAGACGATCCCAGAACCAGCTGAGTTGTTTAAGGAGCGGTGAGTCTGCTCTAATAGGCTTTTGTACGCAGCCCTCGGTGGTAAACACCTTTGTACCCACCAGCAGGAGATTGGTACGGCCAGGTTTGCCCTACAAACGGGGACACTTAGCACGCGCGTCACCTTCTCCCTCCCCGCAGCTGCGCCCGCACATATGACTGCGTACCGCTCGGAGCCTCGCCATGCTGCCCATGAACCTGACGccagcttcttcctctctcttaaAGACGCTGGAGCGGCAGAAGATGTCCGTGGACTCCCTGAAGAGGCCGCTGATGATGGCCGCTCTCAACGGACTCTATGTGGCCCGGATGCCCGTCCCCGAGAGCCCCTCCGAGGACGGCGCCAAGGCCGCCACCGATGAACGGGTATGAACTGATAAGATAACTTACTTTAATTACCAGCTTTGTGCTTTTACTTGCAGATTGAAATCTATTTTACTTTTAATCTGTAGATTTATGGAGCTGCAGACTCTTTGGGTTAATCTCATAGACTATATTTGATGGTCacaatatttaatgtttttggtGACATCTACCTCTTGCAGCTCGGAGGTGTGAAGCCTCTTTCCAAGCTGCTGCTAAGCTAATGCGGGCGATCCCTAATGTGAGCCGCGGAACGCATGGCACGATGGTGCTTATCGCCTCTAGGCTCGTTGGTATGTTAAGAATGTGACCTGAGCgggagacagacagagtggGAAATAAACAGGGTCTAATAAAAGTGAGCACACGTCAGACTGAATTACACTCAGTTTGCTCTGTTGACGTGTTGATGCACATTACAGATTACGGGATTCCACAGTCAGTGTTGACCACGTTTGAGAGACGTGgacatttattaaaatgagAGTTCTGCTCTGAATGGTCTCTTTGGTATGCTGGAATGTGAATGAATCAAAACTCCTTTTGGGGACTGAAAGGGAAACCTCTGAGTGTGCTGGATTTCCATGACTAATGTCCCTCTTTGGTTTTCCCAGTGTAAGACATTGGagctgaagctggaggaggagcggg of the Takifugu flavidus isolate HTHZ2018 chromosome 19, ASM371156v2, whole genome shotgun sequence genome contains:
- the LOC130516057 gene encoding tyrosine-protein phosphatase non-receptor type 14-like isoform X2, with the protein product MPFRLKLRRTRRYNVLSKNYFVTRIRLLDGNVIECTLSVESTGQECLEAVAQRLELRETHYFGLWFNGKTQAPAHRWVELEKPLKKQLDKFGNEPLLFFGVMFYVPNVSQLEQEATRYQYYLQVKKGVLDGRLHCAVEQGIRLAGLAVQADFGDFTQFMSQDFLREYVLFPVNWPTGDEVLEEWTKKVAEEHKSHCRMQAAEAELLYIKEVEKLDGFGQETFPAKDNYTNDIFIGVSFIGVFVKHRNGRSIMLHKWKDIGTIAHNKSAITVEITSRDDTIIFHMEDMEMAKYIARLFTARHKFYKQNKIFAEPTHSPAPIRRRPTWTHRISLPRPQSCNFQSMHSQYGEHYQDTQSSQDSIFHDDPFYKSETSLDRCPVDFPFRNGTVPNGSMYSSPSLNSLNHSQTFVPPSPMSSNLSIPGSELMRADYIPSHRHSAIIAPSYRPTPEYDAVMRQKRRMLPAHHDLHSQSLRSLNISNSCAYRQPEALVYSQPEMRDRGPYHGHGPSPGQYPPQISYSKPVSHGPHQGGLANSQGPCLSPSINGGSVGVEGVGSSISHTVSTPELANNKQQGANMGNYAATANMLRNHMSRPPPPYPSSHFRPATSTPDLASHRHRCISGSSPELVTRMVQLSVKTFQPDSSAVVHQSLQEVSEPLTVAAKHRSTLGKRHSMEVISSMRGGGGGVGMEGLMMKSMNGPLHRRNTLREHVMPTQAKSIPQPQTTQPPAPAQPPQELPMQMTAQKPPEAPVATPGPSAPYQHQKTLSNATMLIHSSESEEEDEEEEERPELDVQIPGLNEDISISAQLQAALAKLPNKPPPEYPGPPRPPNNAQIRTHIHNPNHTHHHNHGQGSQSNQGPVDPNHDQGRGLKTPQSPSGPAGGGSGTLTRGDQSGVNGSVLGPSISEPDLTSVKERVRKEPVKERPVSEMFSLEDSIVEREIAQRTLERQKMSVDSLKRPLMMAALNGLYVARMPVPESPSEDGAKAATDERCKTLELKLEEERVFTEYEQILKKRVDCVLATATLPENVERNRFRDVVPYEENRVELVPNKENNTGYINASHIKVMIRGEEWHYIATQGPLANTCADFWQMVWEQGVNVIAMVTAEEEGGRSKSHRYWPKLGSKHNSATHGKFKVTTKFRTDSGCYATTGLKVKHLLSGQERTVWHLQYTDWPEQGCPEYVQGFLSYLEEIQSVRRHTNSMLDTSKSLNPPVVVHCSAGVGRTGVVILTELMISCLEHNEPVEVPTMLSELRQQRMLMVQTISQYKFVYQVLIQFLKNSRLI
- the LOC130516057 gene encoding tyrosine-protein phosphatase non-receptor type 14-like isoform X1, translating into MPFRLKLRRTRRYNVLSKNYFVTRIRLLDGNVIECTLSVESTGQECLEAVAQRLELRETHYFGLWFNGKTQAPAHRWVELEKPLKKQLDKFGNEPLLFFGVMFYVPNVSQLEQEATRYQYYLQVKKGVLDGRLHCAVEQGIRLAGLAVQADFGDFTQFMSQDFLREYVLFPVNWPTGDEVLEEWTKKVAEEHKSHCRMQAAEAELLYIKEVEKLDGFGQETFPAKDNYTNDIFIGVSFIGVFVKHRNGRSIMLHKWKDIGTIAHNKSAITVEITSRDDTIIFHMEDMEMAKYIARLFTARHKFYKQNKIFAEPTHSPAPIRRRPTWTHRISLPRPQSCNFQSMHSQYGEHYQDTQSSQDSIFHDDPFYKSETSLDRCPVDFPFRNGTVPNGSMYSSPSLNSLNHSQTFVPPSPMSSNLSIPGSELMRADYIPSHRHSAIIAPSYRPTPEYDAVMRQKRRMLPAHHDLHSQSLRSLNISNSCAYRQPEALVYSQPEMRDRGPYHGHGPSPGQYPPQVQISYSKPVSHGPHQGGLANSQGPCLSPSINGGSVGVEGVGSSISHTVSTPELANNKQQGANMGNYAATANMLRNHMSRPPPPYPSSHFRPATSTPDLASHRHRCISGSSPELVTRMVQLSVKTFQPDSSAVVHQSLQEVSEPLTVAAKHRSTLGKRHSMEVISSMRGGGGGVGMEGLMMKSMNGPLHRRNTLREHVMPTQAKSIPQPQTTQPPAPAQPPQELPMQMTAQKPPEAPVATPGPSAPYQHQKTLSNATMLIHSSESEEEDEEEEERPELDVQIPGLNEDISISAQLQAALAKLPNKPPPEYPGPPRPPNNAQIRTHIHNPNHTHHHNHGQGSQSNQGPVDPNHDQGRGLKTPQSPSGPAGGGSGTLTRGDQSGVNGSVLGPSISEPDLTSVKERVRKEPVKERPVSEMFSLEDSIVEREIAQRTLERQKMSVDSLKRPLMMAALNGLYVARMPVPESPSEDGAKAATDERCKTLELKLEEERVFTEYEQILKKRVDCVLATATLPENVERNRFRDVVPYEENRVELVPNKENNTGYINASHIKVMIRGEEWHYIATQGPLANTCADFWQMVWEQGVNVIAMVTAEEEGGRSKSHRYWPKLGSKHNSATHGKFKVTTKFRTDSGCYATTGLKVKHLLSGQERTVWHLQYTDWPEQGCPEYVQGFLSYLEEIQSVRRHTNSMLDTSKSLNPPVVVHCSAGVGRTGVVILTELMISCLEHNEPVEVPTMLSELRQQRMLMVQTISQYKFVYQVLIQFLKNSRLI